From the Daphnia magna isolate NIES linkage group LG3, ASM2063170v1.1, whole genome shotgun sequence genome, one window contains:
- the LOC116919813 gene encoding uncharacterized protein LOC116919813 — MWKSKPVLVFNNDLNNEVLLERLGRSYQIHYSQDLFPFSCYFPSSQVTFLLIDFIQDFEHWTEDEDFDNQKMNWLAEFVKTNDGPHLIYLCPKVDELVISVSYDLQRSIEIIVANKNISFGFATSWKAAANYMEAAATKLSIESIEGEYFTGYQKDYNFIAKAEKIKKACLYLNNAGL; from the exons ATGTGGAAAAGTAAACCAGTTCTCGTCTTCAATAATGACTTGAACAATGAAGTGCTTCTGGAAAGACTAGGGCGATCTTACCAAATCCATT ATTCACAGGATTTGTTTCCATTCTCCTGCTATTTCCCTTCTTCCCAAGTGACTTTCTTGCTTATAGACTTCATTCAGGACTTTGAGCACTGGAcagaagatgaagattttgaTAACCAAAAAATGAACTG GCTTGCTGAATTTGTCAAGACCAATGATGGACCTCATCTCATATACCTATGCCCTAAAGTTGATGAGCTTGTCATTTCTGTTTCATACGATCTTCAAAGAAG CATTGAAATTATAGTTGCTAACAAGAACATATCATTTGGATTTGCAACATCCTGGAAAGCTGCAGCAAATTACATGGAAGCAGCTGCAACT AAACTCTCTATTGAAAGCATAGAAGGTGAATATTTTACAGGCTATCAAAAGGATTATAACTTTATTGCAAAGGctgagaaaattaaaaaagctTGTCTTTACTTAAATAATGCTGGTCTTTAG
- the LOC116919802 gene encoding general transcription factor IIF subunit 1 yields MAANNGTPAAGGSAPVPAPTVQNIDIRVPKNQNKKLAIMRFNGSMGIDFTKWTHTKMERENNQVQFKGFNEDMPKFGAGSEYGREAREEARRKKYGIISKKYNPENQPWILQHGGKTGKKFRGVRDGGINENASYYVFTQAPDGVFEAFPVQEQYSFQAVQNYKPLSIEEAEEGYNMRNKTYNMFNVMMRKRLRKADEDAEEEGEEEGEGKGKSKKKKGVKDSRFGDELDDMMASSDDDSSDGDDDDDDGENKKKKKKGKKPVKPKKKRKNASDDEALEDSDDGDGEGRELDYISSSDADESDVEKEEAKDGLKGVAEEDALRKLLNSDEEDEDEEKEEEEDKDKEEEDAEGAEDQPGDKPSKDEKGDKKKKKEKKKNKDKKPRNEDYGSSSDSGADTSGSELEKAKPSPKMKSGSANSSRSATPTKPLIPQPETTLSDSKRKGMSEAVLGQAAKKPRLEMASAALAASAASAASSSSANEGVNEESVRRYLSRKPMTTTELLQKFKSKRTGLTSEQLVPHIAQILKKINPVKQTIKGKMYLSIKG; encoded by the exons ATGGCTGCCAATAATGGA actcctgctgctggtggaTCAGCTCCTGTTCCTGCTCCCACTGTACAGAATATTGATATTAGAGTACCCAA GAACCAAAATAAGAAACTTGCCATTATGCGATTCAATGGCTCAATGGGTATTGATTTTACAAAATGGACACATACAAAAATGGAAAGGGAAAACAACCAAGTCCAGTTTAAAGGATTTAATGAAGATATGCCCAAATTTGGTGCTGGCAGTGAATATGGTAGGGAGGCACGTGAAGAAGCCAGACGGAAAAAGTATGGCATCATTAGTAAGAAATACAATCCTGAAAATCAACCTTGGATTTTGCAACATGGAGGGAAAACTGGAAAGAAGTTCAGAG GTGTAAGAGATGGCGGTATTAATGAGAATGCCTCATACTATGTTTTTACACAAGCGCCAGACGGTGTATTTGAGGCATTTCCAGTTCAGGAGCAATACAGCTTTCAAGCAGTTCAAAATTATAAACCTCTTAGCATTGAGGAAGCAGAGGAGGGATACAACATGAGAAACAAAACATACAATATGTTCAATGTTATGATGAGAAAACGACTTCGGAAAGCGGATGAAGATGCCGAAGAagagggagaagaagaaggtgaAGGCAAAGGAaagagcaagaaaaagaagggagtTAAAG ATTCTCGCTTTGGGGACGAACTAGACGACATGATGGCCTCGTCTGATGACGATTCTAGCGATGGTgatgatgacgacgatgacggcgagaataagaaaaagaaaaagaaaggcaaaaaACCAGTTAAGCCGAAAAAGAAGCGAAAGAATGCGTCCGATGACGAGGCTCTTGAAGATAGTGACGATGGCGATGGCGAAGGCAGAGAATTAGATTACATTTCGTCCTCCGACGCCGATGAAAG TGAtgtcgaaaaagaagaagcaaagGATGGACTCAAAGGTGTTGCCGAAGAAGATGCGCTGCGCAAATTACTCAATTCGGACGAAGAAGATGAGGacgaagaaaaggaagaagaagaagacaaagataaagaagaagaagatgctgAAGGCGCCGAAGATCAGCCAGGTGATAAACCTTCCAAAGACGAAAAAGGtgataagaagaagaaaaaagagaaaaagaagaataaagaTAAAAAGCCCCGTAATGAAGACTATG GATCGTCAAGTGACAGCGGTGCAGATACCTCAGGATCCGAATTAGAGAAGGCTAAACCTAgcccaaaaatgaaatc GGGGAGTGCAAACAGTTCCCGATCAGCCACTCCTACGAAACCACTAATCCCACAGCCTGAAACAACTCTATCCGACAGTAAACGGAAAGGAATGTCAGAGGCTGTTTTAGGACAAGCAGCAAAAAAACCACGATTGGAAATGGCATCCGCGGCCTTGGCGGCTTCCGCCGCTTCAGCTGCATCATCTTCCAG TGCTAACGAAGGAGTAAATGAAGAGTCGGTGAGGCGCTACTTATCGCGCAAACCCATGACAACAACCGAGTTGCTCCAAAAGTTCAAGAGCAAGAGAACTGGTTTGACTTCAGAACAGCTTGTTCCGCACATTGcccaaattttgaaaaaaatcaacccCGTAAAGCAAACCATTAAAGGAAAAATGTATTTGTCAATTAAGGGCTAA
- the LOC116919810 gene encoding regulator of microtubule dynamics protein 1 isoform X2 has product MVDRFCSSKSSRAMELAYLSILNHVIRLSSLILFLLWKATLMALQFSVRQIGGIVYHAFTLYRKRFLNVFPNKPAVVSRNIGWMLGLMPAVATSVKPDEEKENKKHLISEADILYNEHSYTKLRNLLLQYKGEENAEILWRLARATFEVAKLSSSPAEQKQLDLEAYGYVELALRIDPENFAAHKWMFILLDKKASYDGLKERISQSFAVKQHIERACELNPKDATSFHLLGYWCFSVAELPWLQRQIASTLFAKPPVSSYEEALQYFLRAEEVEPNFYSTNLLMIGKTYLRLKNREKAIVYLTGARDYAVASSKDLETKQEAAKLLNSI; this is encoded by the exons ATGGTTGATAG ATTTTGTAGTTCCAAATCTAGTCGCGCCATGGAATTGGCTTACTTATCTATTTTGAACCATGTCATTCGTTTATCGTCGTTGATATTGTTTTTACTGTGGAAAGCTACACTAATGGCGTTACAATTCTCCGTCAGACAAATTGGTGGAATAGTTTACCATGCATTTACTTTGTACAGAAAAAGGTTCCTGAATGTTTTCCCTAACAAACCAGCAGTTGTTTCAAGAAACATAG GTTGGATGCTGGGATTAATGCCTGCAGTGGCAACAAGTGTAAAACctgatgaagaaaaagaaaataagaaacatCTTATTTCTGAAGCAGACATCTTGTACAATGAACATTCCTACACAAAATTGAGGAATCTTCTCCTACAGTATAAG GGAGAAGAAAATGCTGAGATCCTGTGGCGACTAGCACGAGCGACATTCGAAGTAGCGAAATTATCGTCTAGTCCAGcagaacaaaaacaactgGACCTTGAAGCTTACGGATATGTCGAACTAGCGCTACGTATTGATCCTGAAAATTTTGCTGCCCACAAGTGGATGTTTATTTTGTTAGACAAAAAAGCCTCCTATGATGGCTTAAAGGAACGTATTTCACAGTCGTTTGCCGTCAAGCAACATATAGAACGAGCGTGTGAACTTAACCCGAAGGATGCGACTTCTTTTCATTTGCTAGGCTATTG GTGCTTTTCCGTTGCTGAGTTGCCATGGCTTCAGAGACAAATTGCCTCAACGTTATTCGCCAAACCTCCCGTGTCTTCTTACGAAGAGGCTTTGCAGTATTTTTTACGGGCGGAAGAAGTTGAACCGAACTTTTATAG cACGAATTTGTTGATGATTGGCAAAACATACTTGCGACTCAAAAATCGAGAAAAAGCGATTGTTTACTTGACGGGGGCGCGAGATTATGCAGTTGCCTCGTCTAAAGATTTGGAG ACG
- the LOC116919810 gene encoding regulator of microtubule dynamics protein 1 isoform X1, translating to MVDRFCSSKSSRAMELAYLSILNHVIRLSSLILFLLWKATLMALQFSVRQIGGIVYHAFTLYRKRFLNVFPNKPAVVSRNIGVISPIGWMLGLMPAVATSVKPDEEKENKKHLISEADILYNEHSYTKLRNLLLQYKGEENAEILWRLARATFEVAKLSSSPAEQKQLDLEAYGYVELALRIDPENFAAHKWMFILLDKKASYDGLKERISQSFAVKQHIERACELNPKDATSFHLLGYWCFSVAELPWLQRQIASTLFAKPPVSSYEEALQYFLRAEEVEPNFYSTNLLMIGKTYLRLKNREKAIVYLTGARDYAVASSKDLETKQEAAKLLNSI from the exons ATGGTTGATAG ATTTTGTAGTTCCAAATCTAGTCGCGCCATGGAATTGGCTTACTTATCTATTTTGAACCATGTCATTCGTTTATCGTCGTTGATATTGTTTTTACTGTGGAAAGCTACACTAATGGCGTTACAATTCTCCGTCAGACAAATTGGTGGAATAGTTTACCATGCATTTACTTTGTACAGAAAAAGGTTCCTGAATGTTTTCCCTAACAAACCAGCAGTTGTTTCAAGAAACATAG GAGTGATTTCTCCGATAGGTTGGATGCTGGGATTAATGCCTGCAGTGGCAACAAGTGTAAAACctgatgaagaaaaagaaaataagaaacatCTTATTTCTGAAGCAGACATCTTGTACAATGAACATTCCTACACAAAATTGAGGAATCTTCTCCTACAGTATAAG GGAGAAGAAAATGCTGAGATCCTGTGGCGACTAGCACGAGCGACATTCGAAGTAGCGAAATTATCGTCTAGTCCAGcagaacaaaaacaactgGACCTTGAAGCTTACGGATATGTCGAACTAGCGCTACGTATTGATCCTGAAAATTTTGCTGCCCACAAGTGGATGTTTATTTTGTTAGACAAAAAAGCCTCCTATGATGGCTTAAAGGAACGTATTTCACAGTCGTTTGCCGTCAAGCAACATATAGAACGAGCGTGTGAACTTAACCCGAAGGATGCGACTTCTTTTCATTTGCTAGGCTATTG GTGCTTTTCCGTTGCTGAGTTGCCATGGCTTCAGAGACAAATTGCCTCAACGTTATTCGCCAAACCTCCCGTGTCTTCTTACGAAGAGGCTTTGCAGTATTTTTTACGGGCGGAAGAAGTTGAACCGAACTTTTATAG cACGAATTTGTTGATGATTGGCAAAACATACTTGCGACTCAAAAATCGAGAAAAAGCGATTGTTTACTTGACGGGGGCGCGAGATTATGCAGTTGCCTCGTCTAAAGATTTGGAG ACG
- the LOC116919810 gene encoding regulator of microtubule dynamics protein 1 isoform X3, which translates to MELAYLSILNHVIRLSSLILFLLWKATLMALQFSVRQIGGIVYHAFTLYRKRFLNVFPNKPAVVSRNIGVISPIGWMLGLMPAVATSVKPDEEKENKKHLISEADILYNEHSYTKLRNLLLQYKGEENAEILWRLARATFEVAKLSSSPAEQKQLDLEAYGYVELALRIDPENFAAHKWMFILLDKKASYDGLKERISQSFAVKQHIERACELNPKDATSFHLLGYWCFSVAELPWLQRQIASTLFAKPPVSSYEEALQYFLRAEEVEPNFYSTNLLMIGKTYLRLKNREKAIVYLTGARDYAVASSKDLETKQEAAKLLNSI; encoded by the exons ATGGAATTGGCTTACTTATCTATTTTGAACCATGTCATTCGTTTATCGTCGTTGATATTGTTTTTACTGTGGAAAGCTACACTAATGGCGTTACAATTCTCCGTCAGACAAATTGGTGGAATAGTTTACCATGCATTTACTTTGTACAGAAAAAGGTTCCTGAATGTTTTCCCTAACAAACCAGCAGTTGTTTCAAGAAACATAG GAGTGATTTCTCCGATAGGTTGGATGCTGGGATTAATGCCTGCAGTGGCAACAAGTGTAAAACctgatgaagaaaaagaaaataagaaacatCTTATTTCTGAAGCAGACATCTTGTACAATGAACATTCCTACACAAAATTGAGGAATCTTCTCCTACAGTATAAG GGAGAAGAAAATGCTGAGATCCTGTGGCGACTAGCACGAGCGACATTCGAAGTAGCGAAATTATCGTCTAGTCCAGcagaacaaaaacaactgGACCTTGAAGCTTACGGATATGTCGAACTAGCGCTACGTATTGATCCTGAAAATTTTGCTGCCCACAAGTGGATGTTTATTTTGTTAGACAAAAAAGCCTCCTATGATGGCTTAAAGGAACGTATTTCACAGTCGTTTGCCGTCAAGCAACATATAGAACGAGCGTGTGAACTTAACCCGAAGGATGCGACTTCTTTTCATTTGCTAGGCTATTG GTGCTTTTCCGTTGCTGAGTTGCCATGGCTTCAGAGACAAATTGCCTCAACGTTATTCGCCAAACCTCCCGTGTCTTCTTACGAAGAGGCTTTGCAGTATTTTTTACGGGCGGAAGAAGTTGAACCGAACTTTTATAG cACGAATTTGTTGATGATTGGCAAAACATACTTGCGACTCAAAAATCGAGAAAAAGCGATTGTTTACTTGACGGGGGCGCGAGATTATGCAGTTGCCTCGTCTAAAGATTTGGAG ACG